One part of the Mariniblastus fucicola genome encodes these proteins:
- a CDS encoding proton-conducting transporter transmembrane domain-containing protein, whose translation MTPENMILIAMGIPLLAVAWVAIFGKLPDVRETGSIAAAVATFTVCCLLASHVFAGARPTVLIGEMMPGFSISFTVEPLGMAFALIASGLWILTTIYAIGYMRGHHEINQTRFFCCFAIAIFAALAAAFSGNLFTLFVAYEVMTISTYPLVTHHGDEKARAGGRVYLGILLSTSVAFFMLAIVWTWHLAGTLDFTPGGILSLPYRGRQIETLGLAVLLGLFAYGIGKAALMPFHRWLPAAMVAPTPVSALLHAVAVVKVGVFSVLKIVVYIFGFDLVRESGISEWLCYVAGASILIGSLVAMTKDNLKARLAYSTISQLAYITLGAALATQASIIGSGMHIAMHAVGKITLFFCAGAIYVGAHKSNISDMRGLGRAMPFTFGAFLLASISIIGLPPGGGAWSKWFLAVGTADRGMYFLLATLMISSLLNIAYLVPIPIQAFMTPKGEEPQKFHEAPMMCVVPLCMTAVGSVLLFFFAQPIYDVLLPITEVVTEVTP comes from the coding sequence ATGACTCCTGAGAACATGATTCTGATCGCGATGGGCATTCCGTTGCTCGCGGTAGCCTGGGTTGCGATTTTTGGGAAGCTCCCGGATGTGCGTGAGACTGGCTCGATTGCTGCGGCTGTTGCGACGTTTACCGTTTGCTGTTTGCTGGCCTCGCACGTCTTCGCCGGAGCACGACCGACGGTTTTGATCGGTGAGATGATGCCCGGGTTCTCGATTTCGTTCACGGTTGAGCCGCTGGGGATGGCGTTCGCACTGATCGCTTCGGGGCTGTGGATCCTGACCACGATTTATGCGATCGGCTACATGCGCGGTCATCACGAAATCAACCAGACGCGGTTCTTTTGCTGTTTCGCGATTGCGATTTTCGCGGCGTTGGCTGCTGCGTTTTCTGGCAACCTGTTCACCCTGTTTGTGGCTTACGAAGTCATGACGATTTCGACCTATCCCCTGGTCACGCATCACGGCGACGAAAAAGCTCGTGCTGGCGGACGAGTCTACCTTGGGATTCTGCTTTCAACTTCGGTTGCGTTTTTCATGCTGGCGATCGTTTGGACCTGGCACCTCGCCGGAACGCTGGACTTTACGCCAGGCGGCATCCTGAGCCTTCCGTATCGCGGCCGGCAAATCGAAACGCTGGGACTGGCCGTCCTGCTGGGCCTGTTCGCGTACGGAATCGGGAAAGCAGCATTGATGCCGTTTCACCGCTGGCTTCCTGCCGCGATGGTGGCTCCGACTCCGGTCAGTGCTCTGCTGCACGCCGTGGCGGTTGTTAAAGTCGGCGTGTTTAGTGTGCTGAAAATCGTGGTTTACATCTTCGGCTTTGACCTGGTTCGTGAATCCGGCATCAGCGAATGGCTGTGCTATGTGGCGGGAGCCTCAATCCTGATCGGGTCGCTGGTCGCGATGACGAAGGACAACCTGAAGGCTCGATTGGCGTATTCCACGATCAGCCAATTGGCTTACATCACGCTCGGCGCGGCTCTGGCAACACAAGCCAGCATCATCGGTAGCGGCATGCATATCGCGATGCACGCGGTCGGAAAAATCACCCTGTTCTTTTGTGCCGGAGCGATCTACGTCGGTGCCCACAAATCAAACATCAGCGACATGCGAGGACTCGGTCGGGCCATGCCGTTCACGTTCGGTGCGTTTCTGCTGGCCAGCATCAGCATCATCGGCTTGCCGCCGGGCGGAGGCGCGTGGAGCAAATGGTTCCTGGCCGTTGGAACTGCCGATCGCGGCATGTACTTTTTGTTGGCCACGCTAATGATCAGCTCGCTGTTGAATATTGCTTACCTTGTCCCGATCCCGATTCAAGCTTTCATGACGCCCAAGGGCGAGGAACCGCAGAAGTTCCATGAAGCGCCGATGATGTGCGTGGTGCCGTTGTGCATGACAGCGGTTGGAAGCGTGTTGCTGTTTTTCTTTGCCCAGCCCATTTACGACGTGCTGCTACCGATCACGGAAGTTGTCACCGAGGTGACGCCATGA
- a CDS encoding DUF4040 domain-containing protein, translating into MIFIVIPILALLAMTAFAVARIRDLWAAVMFTGIFSFLGASWMLILDAPDVAFTEAAVGAGISTFLMLSTLALTGKKEKPSKVAVVPLLVVGITGAALIYGTLDMPAYGAPDAPIQTYPNPSFVEKSKQDMHGLPNVVTSVLASYRGYDTLGETAVIFTAGIAVLLILRKNGDQEDRKS; encoded by the coding sequence ATGATTTTCATCGTCATTCCAATCCTCGCGCTGCTCGCCATGACTGCGTTCGCGGTCGCGCGGATTCGTGATTTGTGGGCGGCGGTCATGTTTACCGGGATCTTCAGCTTCCTTGGCGCGAGCTGGATGTTGATCCTGGATGCACCGGACGTTGCGTTCACCGAAGCCGCTGTCGGAGCAGGGATCTCGACGTTTCTGATGCTCAGCACGTTGGCGCTGACGGGAAAGAAAGAGAAGCCGTCGAAGGTCGCGGTCGTCCCGCTGCTGGTCGTTGGCATCACGGGAGCCGCGTTGATCTACGGCACGCTGGACATGCCAGCCTACGGTGCTCCCGACGCGCCGATTCAGACTTATCCGAACCCGTCGTTTGTCGAAAAATCGAAACAGGACATGCACGGTTTGCCAAACGTAGTGACTTCCGTGCTGGCCAGCTATCGCGGTTATGACACGCTGGGCGAGACCGCGGTGATTTTCACGGCGGGCATCGCAGTGTTGTTGATCTTGCGGAAAAACGGGGATCAGGAGGATCGCAAGTCATGA
- a CDS encoding Na(+)/H(+) antiporter subunit B: MNSFPIIRVITKLIIPYILLFALYVQFHGDFGPGGGFQAGVIFASAIILYGLVFGLPAAQRVAPVRVVEKLIALGLLIYAGTGVATMLIAKGNGHGEASQANFLDYESLNHNISWLGPLSGQHLGIFLVELGVGITVTAVMTIIFYAFAGREPVAE; encoded by the coding sequence ATGAATTCGTTCCCGATCATCCGGGTGATCACCAAGCTCATCATCCCTTACATCTTGCTGTTTGCACTCTACGTTCAGTTCCACGGCGACTTCGGTCCAGGTGGAGGATTCCAGGCTGGAGTCATCTTTGCGTCGGCGATTATTTTGTACGGCCTGGTGTTTGGATTGCCAGCCGCACAGCGTGTGGCTCCGGTTCGAGTCGTCGAAAAACTGATCGCGTTGGGTTTGTTGATTTACGCTGGAACCGGCGTGGCAACGATGCTGATTGCGAAAGGCAATGGCCACGGCGAAGCCTCACAGGCCAACTTTTTGGATTACGAATCGCTCAACCACAACATCTCGTGGCTTGGACCGCTTTCCGGGCAACACCTCGGAATCTTTCTGGTCGAGCTTGGTGTCGGCATCACAGTCACCGCGGTCATGACGATCATCTTTTATGCGTTCGCAGGAAGGGAGCCGGTGGCAGAATGA
- a CDS encoding carboxymuconolactone decarboxylase family protein, translated as MPFIEQIEPENATGRLARIYASAMKRAGYVAGIIKVMSQDPQSCEGSMGFYGALMKGKNELSTTRREMLAAVVSNVNDCFY; from the coding sequence ATGCCTTTTATTGAACAAATCGAACCCGAAAACGCGACCGGACGGCTGGCTCGTATTTATGCGTCGGCGATGAAGCGAGCCGGTTATGTGGCGGGAATCATCAAAGTTATGTCGCAGGATCCGCAAAGCTGCGAAGGCTCGATGGGTTTCTATGGCGCGTTGATGAAAGGGAAAAATGAGCTTTCAACAACTCGCCGTGAGATGTTGGCGGCGGTGGTTAGCAACGTCAACGACTGTTTTTACTGA
- a CDS encoding sodium:proton antiporter has translation MIAQFTFDHVLGLYNYWIVICLMMTGFYIVIARGNLIKTIIGLNIFQTSVVLLYVTMGKVRGGTAPIMPLDSGHGHDDHGHEEIHNDAVEHGHAVIDQIPTSYEHTDSTVQLAGFEDAAQGHAEAANQASEIIYSNPLPSVLMLTAIVVGIATTALALALTIRIREAYGTIEEDEILELDRAA, from the coding sequence ATGATTGCTCAGTTCACATTCGATCATGTGCTCGGTTTGTACAACTACTGGATTGTTATCTGTTTGATGATGACCGGTTTCTATATTGTTATCGCCCGCGGCAATCTGATCAAAACGATCATCGGCCTGAACATTTTCCAAACTTCGGTCGTGCTGCTGTACGTGACGATGGGAAAAGTCCGTGGCGGGACCGCGCCGATCATGCCGCTGGATTCAGGCCACGGACACGACGATCACGGCCACGAAGAAATTCACAACGATGCCGTCGAACATGGCCACGCGGTCATTGACCAGATCCCGACCAGTTACGAGCACACAGATTCAACCGTTCAGCTGGCCGGATTCGAAGACGCTGCTCAGGGGCATGCCGAAGCCGCCAATCAGGCTTCGGAGATCATTTACTCCAATCCGTTGCCAAGCGTTCTGATGCTGACGGCGATCGTGGTTGGCATCGCGACGACGGCGTTGGCGCTGGCGCTTACGATTCGCATTCGTGAAGCGTACGGAACGATCGAAGAAGACGAAATTCTCGAACTGGATCGTGCCGCGTGA
- the cysK gene encoding cysteine synthase A, protein MPRGQTFENAVAAIGNTPMIQINRLIPAEHGTVFAKCEFFQPLNSVKDRLGAAMINAGEADGTIKPDTHVVEPTSGNTGIALAFVCAAKGYKLTLTMPESMSVERRALLKAMGANLVLTPASEGIPGAIRKAEEIVAGDAKAWMPQQFENPANPAIHEATTGPEIWEDSAHNIDAIVAGVGTGGTITGVARFIKKLNPDFKAFAVEPAGSPVIGGGSPGPHKIQGIGAGFVPKNLDTSLLDGTITVENEEAFEWGRRLAKEEGIVAGISSGANMCAAAQIAARPEFHGKRIVTIACSLGERYLSTPLFEDQA, encoded by the coding sequence ATGCCACGAGGCCAGACTTTTGAGAACGCGGTTGCTGCTATCGGCAACACACCCATGATCCAGATCAACCGCCTGATTCCGGCTGAGCACGGTACTGTTTTCGCCAAGTGTGAGTTCTTCCAGCCGCTCAACAGCGTCAAAGATCGATTGGGCGCGGCGATGATTAACGCAGGAGAAGCCGACGGCACCATCAAGCCGGACACGCATGTGGTTGAGCCGACGAGCGGCAACACGGGAATTGCGTTAGCGTTCGTTTGTGCGGCCAAGGGCTACAAGCTGACGCTGACGATGCCCGAATCGATGTCGGTCGAGCGACGTGCGCTTTTGAAAGCCATGGGCGCGAACCTGGTGCTGACTCCGGCCAGCGAGGGTATCCCGGGAGCCATCCGCAAGGCAGAGGAAATCGTCGCCGGTGATGCGAAAGCCTGGATGCCGCAGCAGTTTGAAAACCCCGCCAACCCTGCAATTCACGAGGCCACCACGGGGCCTGAAATCTGGGAAGACAGTGCTCACAATATCGATGCCATCGTCGCGGGAGTCGGAACTGGCGGAACGATCACCGGTGTGGCTCGATTTATTAAAAAACTGAATCCGGACTTCAAAGCTTTCGCCGTTGAACCCGCTGGTTCGCCGGTCATCGGAGGCGGCTCGCCGGGTCCTCACAAGATCCAGGGTATCGGGGCAGGCTTCGTGCCCAAGAACCTGGATACTTCTTTGCTCGACGGAACGATCACGGTTGAGAACGAAGAAGCATTCGAATGGGGTCGTCGTCTGGCCAAGGAAGAAGGCATCGTTGCCGGAATCAGCAGCGGAGCAAACATGTGTGCTGCGGCTCAAATCGCGGCTCGACCTGAATTCCACGGCAAGCGAATCGTGACGATTGCGTGCAGCTTGGGCGAAAGGTATCTGTCGACGCCCCTGTTTGAAGACCAGGCGTAA
- a CDS encoding very short patch repair endonuclease, translating into MTDIVDAKTRSRMMSGIGTANTKPEVIVRKLLFAHGFRYRLHRKDLPGKPDIVLPKYEVAVFVHGCFWHCHECHLFKWPKSNAAFWRKKILGNRERDARNVQELRKLGWHVMTVWECAVRSRSEKQLNSLANRMSNWIEADSSRRRSKNFP; encoded by the coding sequence ATGACTGACATCGTTGACGCCAAAACACGCTCCCGCATGATGTCAGGCATCGGCACTGCCAATACGAAGCCGGAGGTCATCGTGCGAAAGTTGTTGTTTGCTCACGGTTTCCGCTACCGGCTTCATCGCAAAGACCTGCCGGGCAAGCCGGATATTGTTCTGCCTAAATACGAAGTCGCCGTGTTCGTGCACGGTTGTTTCTGGCATTGTCACGAGTGCCATTTGTTCAAATGGCCCAAGTCCAACGCTGCGTTTTGGAGGAAGAAAATCCTCGGCAATCGCGAACGCGACGCGCGCAACGTTCAGGAACTGCGAAAGCTTGGCTGGCACGTGATGACCGTCTGGGAATGTGCCGTGCGTTCCCGCAGCGAAAAACAGCTGAACTCATTGGCCAATCGAATGAGCAACTGGATCGAAGCGGATAGTTCGCGGCGACGATCCAAAAATTTTCCCTGA
- a CDS encoding class I SAM-dependent methyltransferase, which translates to MAQSDPAKHNRKAWDSLVSKGNRWTVPVTGEQIAAAKAGDWKIVLTPEKPVPDDWLKPVAGKKILCLAGGGGQQAPILAAAGAEVTTLDNSPSQLEQDRLVASREGLAIETVLGDMRDLSAFENESFDVIVNPCSNSFVPDVNPVWKECHRVLKPGGSLMVGFINPLTHIFDYEKMEAGDLEVRHKIPYSDYDLPEAERQALIDQDEPLWFGHSLEDQIGGQIEAGFVITGFYEDRWPELAALSDRINLLIATRALKVA; encoded by the coding sequence ATGGCTCAGTCTGATCCCGCAAAACACAACCGAAAAGCCTGGGATTCGCTGGTCTCAAAAGGCAATCGCTGGACGGTGCCGGTCACAGGCGAACAAATCGCCGCCGCAAAGGCCGGTGACTGGAAAATTGTGCTCACGCCTGAAAAGCCAGTTCCCGACGATTGGCTGAAGCCGGTCGCAGGCAAGAAGATTCTCTGTCTGGCCGGAGGCGGCGGACAACAGGCTCCGATCCTTGCGGCTGCCGGAGCCGAAGTTACGACGCTGGACAATAGCCCGAGCCAACTGGAGCAGGATCGATTGGTGGCAAGTCGTGAAGGCCTGGCGATTGAAACGGTGCTCGGCGACATGCGTGACTTGTCGGCTTTTGAAAACGAATCATTCGATGTGATCGTGAACCCATGCTCGAACTCGTTTGTCCCTGACGTGAATCCGGTTTGGAAAGAGTGCCATCGAGTCCTGAAGCCTGGCGGTTCGCTGATGGTCGGCTTCATCAATCCGCTCACGCACATTTTCGATTACGAAAAAATGGAAGCCGGCGACCTGGAAGTCCGTCACAAAATTCCCTACAGCGATTACGATTTGCCGGAAGCAGAACGACAGGCGTTGATCGATCAGGACGAACCGTTGTGGTTTGGGCATTCTCTCGAAGATCAAATTGGCGGCCAGATCGAAGCTGGTTTTGTGATCACGGGTTTCTACGAAGATCGCTGGCCGGAACTCGCAGCGTTGTCGGATCGTATTAACTTGCTGATTGCGACTCGAGCGCTCAAGGTGGCATAG
- a CDS encoding carboxymuconolactone decarboxylase family protein, whose product MIWDYRACDDSELDAVDRALCDYAVKLTLTPGQMDATDVGKLKALGLIDSQITVVVQVIGYFNYINRVADGLDVEPEGWMSRIEKRKWLAEKAKFSAGGEIEAG is encoded by the coding sequence TTGATCTGGGATTATCGGGCTTGCGACGACAGCGAGCTTGATGCGGTCGACCGTGCTCTTTGCGATTATGCGGTGAAGCTGACGTTGACTCCGGGGCAAATGGATGCCACCGACGTTGGGAAACTGAAGGCGCTTGGTTTGATCGATAGCCAGATCACCGTTGTGGTGCAAGTGATTGGCTATTTCAACTACATCAATCGCGTGGCCGATGGTTTGGATGTCGAGCCGGAGGGCTGGATGTCGCGTATTGAGAAGCGGAAGTGGCTTGCGGAGAAAGCGAAGTTTTCCGCAGGTGGAGAAATCGAGGCTGGATAG
- the thrC gene encoding threonine synthase produces the protein MSTLTTEPSSSATDAQTYFRCFAGCEGKHSIYDVIYTCPTCGSLLEVYHEREPLKARNPYQWQQLVDSRASTTKWPYGSGVWAMREWVVPSLRDENIVSMCEGNTNLFWAERLGRQLGVPDLWIKLCGNSHTGSFKDLGMTVLVSVVKQMMSMEGNPVKAVACASTGDTSAALAAYAAYAGIPAVIFLPAGKVSTAQLIQPVSNGAHVLALDTDFDGCMKIVQEVTNDQSIYLANSMNSLRIEGQKTVGIEIVKQFDWEVPDWIIIPVGNLGNISALHKGFKLMMDLGLINKMPRLVAAQAAKADPFYQSYKNGFKDKISVTAGETLANAIRIGDPVSYHKAVKAVQETDGVVEQATEAELAEAAAEADLTGMYCCPHTGVALAVLKKLVKSGQIKSNERAIVISTAHGLKFTDFKVRYHESKLDDIKSELANPPAYVSADANAVKDEIAKRLGL, from the coding sequence ATGTCGACACTTACCACCGAACCATCAAGTTCTGCAACGGATGCCCAGACCTATTTTCGCTGCTTCGCCGGCTGTGAAGGCAAGCATTCGATCTACGACGTGATCTATACTTGCCCGACCTGCGGCAGTCTGTTGGAAGTTTACCACGAACGCGAACCTCTGAAAGCTCGCAACCCGTACCAATGGCAGCAACTGGTTGACTCGCGTGCCAGTACCACCAAGTGGCCCTACGGCAGTGGCGTCTGGGCGATGCGAGAGTGGGTCGTCCCGAGCTTGCGTGACGAAAATATCGTCAGCATGTGTGAAGGCAACACAAACCTGTTTTGGGCCGAACGGCTTGGGCGACAACTCGGCGTGCCGGACCTGTGGATCAAACTCTGCGGCAACAGCCATACAGGTTCTTTCAAAGACCTTGGCATGACCGTTCTGGTCAGCGTGGTCAAACAGATGATGAGCATGGAAGGCAATCCGGTGAAAGCCGTGGCCTGTGCGAGCACCGGAGACACCAGCGCTGCTCTGGCCGCCTACGCTGCTTACGCCGGCATCCCGGCAGTCATCTTTTTGCCGGCCGGAAAAGTAAGCACGGCGCAGCTGATCCAACCGGTTTCCAACGGAGCCCACGTGCTGGCCCTGGACACGGATTTCGATGGTTGCATGAAGATCGTTCAGGAAGTGACGAACGATCAGAGCATCTACCTCGCCAACTCGATGAACAGCCTGCGTATCGAGGGGCAAAAAACCGTCGGCATTGAGATCGTCAAACAGTTTGACTGGGAAGTGCCGGACTGGATCATCATTCCGGTCGGCAATCTCGGAAACATCAGCGCTCTGCACAAGGGCTTTAAACTCATGATGGATCTTGGCTTGATCAACAAGATGCCTCGACTGGTCGCGGCTCAGGCGGCGAAGGCCGATCCGTTTTACCAATCGTACAAGAATGGTTTCAAGGACAAGATCTCCGTGACAGCGGGTGAAACTTTGGCGAACGCAATTCGCATCGGCGATCCGGTGAGCTACCACAAGGCAGTCAAAGCTGTTCAGGAAACCGATGGCGTCGTCGAGCAGGCCACCGAAGCGGAACTTGCGGAAGCCGCGGCGGAAGCGGATCTGACAGGCATGTACTGCTGCCCACACACGGGCGTGGCGTTGGCAGTTTTGAAGAAGCTAGTCAAGTCTGGACAGATCAAGTCGAACGAGCGGGCGATTGTGATTAGCACGGCTCACGGTTTGAAGTTCACGGATTTCAAAGTTCGCTACCACGAGTCAAAGCTGGACGACATCAAGAGCGAACTGGCGAATCCACCGGCTTACGTTTCCGCCGATGCCAATGCCGTCAAGGACGAGATCGCGAAGCGATTGGGGCTGTAA
- a CDS encoding monovalent cation/H+ antiporter subunit D family protein: protein MIDFASQLPILMIVIPLFSAPLCVLLGGRQLSYVIALIVTWCTFAISLACLFQVIQTGPIHYEIGNWNPPYGIELVIDGLSGFVLMFVSALAAIVLTYGKPSIDKEIPHSKHYLFYATYLLCMTGLMGMCITGDLFNVFVFLEISSLSSYALISLGKSRRAPLAALQYLILGTIGATFFLIGIGLLYQMTGTLNMADIAGRLDVENGGRTLTVAFAFMTIGLFIKMALFPLHTWLPNAYTYAPSVVTAFIAATATKVSVYAFIRLIFGIFTPEFAFQTQHLDNALLAMALTGIFVASTAAIYQDNVKRLLAYSSIGQIGYMLLGIGLVSVGGLTATIVHMFNHALIKGGLFMAMGCFALRIGSVKLVDLRGAAKTMPWTSLAFAIGGLGLIGVPLTAGFISKWLLLTSSFEAGRWPVAALMLVSSLLALVYVWRVVEALYFAEPSESATKAEEAPMSMLIPLYVVIGATIVFGVWTDWSAGMAQHAAEFLFAGGVK from the coding sequence GTGATCGACTTCGCTTCTCAACTTCCGATCCTGATGATCGTGATTCCGCTCTTCTCGGCGCCGCTCTGCGTGCTGCTGGGAGGCCGGCAGCTCAGCTATGTGATTGCGCTGATCGTCACGTGGTGCACGTTCGCAATTTCGCTGGCTTGCCTTTTTCAGGTCATACAAACCGGCCCGATTCACTACGAAATCGGCAACTGGAATCCGCCTTACGGGATCGAATTGGTCATCGACGGGCTGAGCGGATTTGTGCTGATGTTCGTTTCGGCTTTGGCCGCGATTGTGCTGACGTACGGCAAGCCCTCGATCGACAAAGAGATCCCACACTCGAAACACTATCTGTTTTACGCCACGTACCTGCTGTGCATGACGGGCCTGATGGGCATGTGCATCACGGGCGACCTGTTCAACGTGTTCGTGTTCCTGGAAATCAGTTCGCTTTCTTCCTACGCGTTGATTTCGCTGGGTAAGTCACGACGGGCACCGTTGGCGGCGCTGCAGTATCTGATTCTGGGAACCATCGGAGCCACGTTTTTCCTGATCGGAATCGGGCTGCTTTATCAGATGACCGGCACGCTCAACATGGCTGACATCGCAGGGCGACTGGATGTCGAAAACGGCGGACGCACGCTGACCGTTGCGTTTGCGTTCATGACGATCGGGCTGTTCATCAAGATGGCTCTGTTTCCGCTGCACACCTGGTTGCCGAACGCTTACACCTACGCTCCTTCCGTCGTCACGGCTTTCATTGCCGCGACGGCGACCAAGGTTTCTGTTTACGCCTTTATTCGATTGATCTTTGGGATCTTCACGCCTGAGTTCGCGTTTCAAACGCAACACCTCGACAACGCGCTGCTGGCGATGGCGCTGACCGGGATCTTTGTGGCTTCGACGGCGGCGATCTATCAGGACAACGTGAAGCGACTGTTGGCGTATTCAAGTATCGGACAAATCGGTTACATGCTGTTGGGCATCGGCCTGGTAAGCGTCGGCGGACTGACCGCGACGATTGTGCACATGTTCAATCACGCGTTGATCAAAGGCGGACTGTTCATGGCGATGGGTTGTTTCGCGCTGCGAATCGGATCGGTGAAGCTGGTCGATCTCCGCGGCGCTGCGAAGACGATGCCGTGGACTTCGCTGGCGTTCGCGATTGGAGGACTTGGCTTGATCGGCGTCCCTTTGACGGCTGGCTTTATCAGTAAGTGGCTGTTGTTGACGAGTTCTTTTGAAGCCGGGCGTTGGCCTGTGGCAGCGTTGATGCTGGTGAGTTCGCTGTTGGCTCTGGTTTATGTTTGGCGAGTCGTCGAGGCGTTGTATTTTGCCGAACCGTCGGAGTCGGCGACGAAAGCCGAGGAAGCCCCGATGTCGATGTTGATCCCGCTCTATGTTGTGATTGGAGCGACGATTGTATTCGGCGTTTGGACGGATTGGTCTGCCGGGATGGCTCAGCATGCGGCTGAGTTTCTGTTTGCGGGAGGTGTGAAATGA
- a CDS encoding Na(+)/H(+) antiporter subunit D, with the protein MDSLRNLPPGTIMMLGALLLPFLAKLGNKLPAIGALVLSVVSLLLFWFTPDGSYGNVEFFGNTLNMVRIDSLSRIFGVIFHLAAIMASIYALHLEDTKQHIAAMIYAGGAIAAACAGDLVTLFVFWELTAVSSVVLVWAGEGKGAYKSGMRYLIIQVISGVLLLSGAILEYSQDGSLMFEAFGDGGSLWDLSPGAQLILLAFGIKAAFPLLHNWLQDAYPQASVTGTVFLSAFTTKLAIYALARGFAGTDELIYIGCAMTLFPIVFAVIENDLRRVLAYSLNNQLGFMVVGIGIGTELAINGAAAHAFCHIIYKALLFMSMGAVLYRVGTTKATELGGLHKSMPWTTGFCLIGAGSISGFPLLSGFVSKSMIITAAGEEHMFWVWIVLLIASAGVMEHSGIKIPFFAFFAHDSGKRVKEAPLNMLIAMGMAAALCIGAGVFYWYLYDLLPSEPVTHHVDHEGHSHAEPYKPYTAPHVVMQLQLLMFAVLAFVFLMQTKLYPAEKRSTNLDTDWIYRRFIPTGLEGIGKVYHKLDAAWRSLAVAGIGGAIATMGKFFNERGVFGRPWATSTMAFWAAVLLGGFLLIYFT; encoded by the coding sequence ATGGATAGCCTCAGAAATCTCCCGCCGGGCACGATCATGATGCTCGGTGCCTTGCTGCTGCCTTTCCTGGCAAAGCTTGGCAACAAACTTCCCGCAATCGGCGCACTCGTGCTCTCTGTTGTGAGCCTGTTGTTGTTCTGGTTCACGCCGGACGGCAGCTACGGCAACGTCGAATTCTTCGGCAACACATTGAACATGGTGCGCATCGATTCGCTCAGCCGGATCTTCGGAGTCATCTTCCACCTCGCCGCGATCATGGCGTCGATTTATGCGTTGCATTTGGAAGACACCAAACAACACATCGCCGCAATGATCTATGCCGGCGGAGCGATTGCTGCGGCCTGCGCCGGCGACCTCGTTACGCTGTTCGTGTTCTGGGAACTAACCGCGGTATCCAGCGTTGTGTTGGTTTGGGCCGGGGAAGGGAAGGGGGCCTACAAATCCGGGATGCGCTATCTGATCATTCAGGTGATCTCCGGCGTGCTGCTGCTTTCGGGCGCGATCCTCGAATACTCGCAAGACGGCAGCCTGATGTTCGAAGCCTTCGGTGATGGCGGTTCGCTGTGGGATCTCAGTCCGGGCGCTCAACTGATCTTGCTGGCGTTCGGCATCAAGGCCGCGTTCCCGCTGCTTCACAACTGGCTGCAGGACGCATACCCGCAGGCTTCAGTTACAGGTACGGTGTTCCTGAGTGCGTTCACGACGAAGCTCGCAATCTACGCGTTGGCTCGTGGATTCGCAGGCACTGACGAGCTGATTTATATCGGCTGCGCGATGACGTTGTTTCCGATCGTGTTCGCCGTCATCGAAAATGATCTTCGCCGCGTGCTGGCGTACAGCCTCAACAACCAACTGGGATTTATGGTTGTCGGCATTGGCATCGGAACCGAACTGGCGATCAACGGAGCAGCCGCTCACGCGTTTTGCCACATCATCTACAAAGCACTCCTGTTTATGTCGATGGGTGCGGTTCTGTATCGAGTCGGCACAACGAAAGCCACCGAGCTTGGCGGGCTGCACAAGTCGATGCCGTGGACGACGGGCTTCTGTTTGATCGGCGCCGGATCGATCTCAGGCTTTCCATTACTTTCGGGTTTCGTGTCCAAGTCCATGATCATCACGGCGGCTGGCGAAGAGCACATGTTCTGGGTGTGGATCGTTTTGTTGATCGCTTCAGCGGGCGTGATGGAACACTCCGGCATCAAGATTCCTTTCTTTGCCTTCTTCGCTCACGACAGCGGCAAACGCGTCAAGGAAGCTCCACTGAACATGCTGATCGCGATGGGCATGGCGGCGGCGTTGTGCATTGGAGCCGGCGTCTTCTACTGGTATCTCTACGACTTGCTTCCATCGGAACCGGTGACTCATCATGTCGACCATGAAGGACATTCGCATGCCGAACCGTACAAGCCCTACACGGCGCCGCACGTGGTAATGCAATTGCAGTTATTAATGTTTGCGGTGCTGGCGTTTGTGTTTTTAATGCAGACGAAACTCTATCCGGCTGAGAAGCGTTCCACGAATCTGGACACGGACTGGATCTACCGCCGCTTCATCCCGACGGGCCTGGAAGGAATAGGCAAGGTCTATCACAAACTTGACGCGGCTTGGCGTTCGCTGGCAGTTGCCGGAATCGGCGGCGCTATTGCGACGATGGGCAAGTTCTTCAACGAACGCGGCGTATTCGGCCGTCCATGGGCGACCAGCACGATGGCTTTCTGGGCCGCAGTTCTGCTCGGCGGATTCCTGCTGATCTATTTCACATAG